Genomic segment of Dendrosporobacter quercicolus:
AAGTTAACAAGTCCCTGAGCGCTGTCACTTTTACATATAACCTTTGGGACAATTCCTCTTTGGAGACACATGGAATAACAGAATTCCTGAATACTATGATCCGCATTTAGGGTAATGAAAGACTCTCCGGCCAGTTCCTGGAGAGAAACAGTATGCCGATTAGCTAAACGATGCACGGAAGGCACCGCCAGAAAAATATCTTTCTCCACCAAGGGAATGCAAACGACGTCTGGCCGTACAATTTTCTTAATCACAAAAATGAAATCAACTTCTCCGTTTTCCAGTAAACTCAATTTGGCATTCTCATCAGTTGTCTGGGTAAGCTGAAAATTTACTTTTGGATGAAGTTGGGCAAAGGAAGCTAAGAGGTCACAAAAATGCTTGTTCATAGCGGTAGAAGCAAAAGATACATAGCCAAATTCGCTTCCTGACAGATCGTCAATCTCCTGGCGTGCTGCCTCAAGTTCATTCAGTGCTCGGGTTGCCCTCATCAATAATACTTTTCCGAATTCGTTCAACACAATATTTCGACCGGCTCGGTTAAACAATGGAACGCCTACATCTGCTTCCAAGCGAGCGATGGTTGCACTAAGAGCAGGTTGCGCAATTTGTAAGATTTGCGCAGCCTTTGTCATGTGTTCAAGTTTGGCCACCGCCTGAAAGTATTTCAACTGCAATAAATCCATAGGAGTCTCCTTTGAATAATACACAATTTGTTATGATTTAATTATAAAATATGTACTAGTATTTATCAATTTTTCATTTTATAATTAAGCAATAAATTAACAATGATAATCATTATTAATTTATTGCTTAAAGGCGCCGATTCTTAAAACTGCACTTGTGGATAAAATCTTTGCCTTTGCGCTTTATTTTTATGTTTGTAAAAGAGGTGGTGCGGAGCGATTAGTACTGCAAAAGAAGGGAGCGAGCGAAGAACACAATCAAATGCCGACCCGGTCTGGCTGCTCTCATATGATCCTGAATGATCGGCCCTGTCACCGGCGCCGAGGGGCAACATGGAAACCCCGGTTATGGTGGGAGGCCCTGTGCAGAGAGTTGTTCACCTATAGAAAAAACGGTTGTAAAAAACACAGGTTCTGTGTGGATTCATTCCAGCGGTTGCGTTTAAGGTCTGATTTTTACTGTGATGGGGGAATCTATTGATGAATTTTGTCAACAAACGGAATAAAAGCAAAATTGGGCTTATGGCCATTGGTCTTAGCCTGGCGATGAGTTTGCCGGCCTACGCTGCCGAGGAGGAAACTGTTTATCAATTCGCTGAAGTGGTGGTAACGGCTTCCGGTTTCGAACAGGATATTATCGACGCGCCGGCCAGTATTACCGTCATTACCAAGGAGGAGATCAACCAGCGCGGCTATACTGATCTTGGGGGCATATTGTCCGATGTGGAAGGGGTTGATGTGCGCGGCTCCTCTACCGGCAGAATGGGGGCGGCGAATATCAGCATCCGTGGTCTGGGCAGCGCCTATACGTTGTTTTTGATCGACGGCATTCCTCAAAATGGGACAACGGATGTCGGACCTAACGGCTTTATTGCCGGGGTCGGCAGCTTCGTACCGCCGCTGGCGACCATCGAACGTATTGAAATCATTCGCGGTCCGATGTCGACCTTGTATGGCTCTGAGGCTTTGGGCGGTGTGGTAAATATCATTACCAAAAAGGTGGACGACGAGTGGCGTCATAATCTGACGCTTGATCACACCTTTCACGAAGATTCGGACAGGGGAAGCATCTCCCGTTATTCTTTCTATTCGAGTGGCCCCCTGACCGAAGATAAAGTGGGGCTGGCCTTGCGCGGCAACTTTCTCCGGCGGGCCGGATCCTCTGGTAAGGATGATCTGGGCAATGTATTGCCCGACACAGGAGCGGCCGCCAATCCTTCTCCACTCAGAAACTACAGTCTGGGCGGCAAAGTAATGTGGAAACAGGATGACCAAAACAGTCTCTGGCTGGACGCCGATACAGCCATCAGCGATTACGGCGGAAAGGTGGACAGGCGTATTGAACGCGACAAGCTGACGTTAGGCAGCGACAATAAAGTTTCCTATGGCGACTGGCACACAACCCTGACCTATAACACCACCGAATTGAAAGGATATATACACGACAATACTGACCGCAAGATGAAGAATCCTAACATTATCTTTGAGACCAAACTGGTTGCGCCGGTCAGCGACGTTCATAGGTTGACCGTTGGCGGCCGGTACTGGCATGAACAACTGGAGGATGGGGTGTTGACCAGCGGCGGCGTGGGCAAACTCAGCAATCAAACCGCTTCGCTGTTTGCGGAAGACGAATGGCGGCTGCAGGAGGATTTGGCCCTGACTTACGGTGCGCGTTATGACCGCCATCGTTATTTGGGCGGACATGTCAGTCCGCGGGGCTACCTGGTCTGGAAGGCCAACGACAAGTGGACGCTGAAAGGCGGCGTCAGCACCGGCTTTAAAGCCCCTACCTTGGCGCAGTCGGTGGACGGTGTTAGCGGCTTTACCGGCGGGGCTGGAAACTCAAATCCGATACATGTTTACGGCAACCCCGACCTCAAGCCGGAGGAAAGCGTAAATAAGGAAGTGGGCTTTTATTACCAAGATCCTAGCGGCTTCAGCGCAAACGCCACACTGTTCCACACTGATTTCAAAAATAAAATCAATAGTGGTGTTGACCTTGGTGTAATTGACGGCCATCAGGCGCAAACTTACGAAAACGTCGGTAAAGCCAAGACCAACGGGCTTGAATTCGGCAGCAAGATTCCAGTGGCTGAAGACTTGTCATTGAGTCTGAACTATACCTATACGATGACCGAACAGATCGGCGGCGATAATGATGGCGCTCCACTCAATAATATCCCGAAGCACGCGGTAAACGCGCGGCTTAATTGGCAAACTGACGAAAAGACCACCACTTGGCTGAGGGCGGAATACCGCGGCAAGATGAATCGTTATACCAAAAAGCAGCTTAACACTACAGAGCAGGGGGTTGTCAATGCGTTTGGCGAATACTTTAAATCCTATACAGTACTTGACTTGGGTGTATCCCGTAAGCTATCCGAGGATGTCACGTTGAATTTCGCAATCAATAATGTGCTGGATAAAGATTTCGGCAAGGCCGTCGTTATCAATGGCGCGACTTACTATGAATATTTCTCCGTGGGAAAAGAAACGGCCGGCACTTACCTGGCGGGGCGGAACTATTGGATATCCCTGAACTATAATTTTTAAATTGCAATAAACGTTTTCTTGACAATGTAGATGATCGGAGTGTACATTGCCGTGTTTGTTAGCCCGCCCCCAATGCGACAAGAGGCGAGGTGGTGTCGTATGAGACGAAGGAAAGGGAGCCTTTTAACGATGAAATACCGGTATGAATTTCACAAATGGACAACCCTGGTTTGTGCTATTTTTCTTTTAAGTATGTGTACAAGCGCCTCTGGTCGAGAAATAGAGTCATTTAATCAGGTTAAGATACCTGCGTCCCCGAATGGTTTGCCAGCGGATTCTGCCAGTTCTTTGGTGGACGGATTGACTGAGTACCAGATTAAGAGCTTTGATCTTTACTTCCAAAAACATGGCGGCACGTATCGTATTTTCGTTTCGGTGCCAGTTGGCCCCGTGCCCGTCAATGGTTATCCAGTGATATACCTGCTTGACGGAAACCTGACTTTTCCTATGATGCAGGCTGCCCAGACAGCTGCCGGCTTCTGCCCGGTAGTAACGGTTGGTATAGGCTATCCGGCTGATTCGGCCCTCGACATCGGCAGACGTTATTTTGATCTCACGCCGCCTACCCTGCCGGACCTGATCCCCGCTGGGATTAAAGGCAAGAAGGCCCTCGCAACCGGCGGCCAGGACACATTCTTCGCCTCCATCGAAACGGAGCTTAAGCCGGTTATTGAGAAGCTTGCGCCGATCGACCGCAACCAGCAGACCTTATTCGGCCATTCCTTGGCGGGCTTGTTTGCCCTGCATATCCTATATACCCATCCCACCTCCTTCCAAGCTTATGTGGCCGCCGATCCGTCCATATGGTGGAATGGCGGCTCGATTCTGGCGGAGCATTCTACTTTCACGGAGAGCATGCAGGCAAGGAGTGACAAAGCTTCCCTTCGTCTGCTGATAGAGAAATCCGGCAAACAGGCTCTGCGGAAAGGGATCTCGAAAGCTGAAGCCGCCTCGATGGCGAAGTTCCGCTCCGGACCAACGGGAAAGGAGATCGCCATCGACTTATGGGGACTACCCGGCCTTCACATAAGCTTTAAGGAGCAGGTTGACGAAAGCCATGGCTCCATGTTGCCTTATGCTGTGGCAGATGCCCTCTCTTTTGCCCTGAATCAGTCATTTGAGACGTTCCGAAACCACTAATCCTGGTTTTTAAATTGCCAGGCTCAGCAATCCGCCTCGATTATCGCCCCCCTCTCGGACCTTTGGGGGAAAAACAAGTAAGGATAGCAATATTGGAGTTACCAATGCTGCTATCCTTTTTAAATTAACCGCCAAGACAATTGGCAAGACAATTGGGGACGTTCCTTTTTTGTCAAGAAATTGTTTTGGTAGAACCAAAGGTGATGACAAGCGGGAAGTCAGGGGCGCCAATTGAGCAGCAGTGGCTTTTATGATACCGTATTTCGTGGAATAGCTATTGTTTAATGAGTGATCACGTTCATTCTCTCGTGAGGGAAAAGCGTCTGGGAGATATGTCGCTGATTATGAAACGCCACTGACCAAATACGCAATGTACTTTAACCGCAAATACTAACGTAGCGGTAGAAGTGGACGAATATTTTATTCCGTTGCAGCGCTATATACTTCAGAATCCGGTGAAAGCGAGGCTAGTGAATAAACCTGGAAGAATACTCATTTAGTAGTTATAGGATATCTATTTGGCGGAACTTTACACTGATACTGAATTTGCGCTAGAGCTAACCGGGCGTAATGAATGGATTTGTCTACATCGAATAGAGAATGATGACAGATTTGAACTTTTAGGAAAAAAGTATAGATAACAGAGAGATTCAGCGCAGAATTATGCAATATACGAATGGGAGGCGAACCGCACGAGAGCGGTTCATGGAAAAGCCAAGCGCGATACCATGCTAAGAAAACTAAAAGAGGCGGGATTAGTGATTCGCCAGATTGAAAGAGTGACTGGCATCTTTCGGGTATTGTGGCAAAATGTTGACAAAAAAGGAACGTCCCCAAACGTCCCAAACGTCCCACAAACGTCCCAAACGTCCAAACGTCCCGTTTGTACAGATCCGATGGGAGGCTTTTTTTGGTAGTGTAATATTGCTCTCTCGTCGGGGAAATAATATCAAGGGACGACATTAAGCATAGGAAACACCTGCCGCGTCCAATTAGGCGTGACTATGAAACTACGTATAATGAAGGAGGCAAACAATGAACGATAACATCAAAGTATACCGGTTTTGGAACGGGAAAAACATTGACGGAAAATCGGTTGCAGGCGATCAGAACCTACTTGAAGAAACAGCCCAGGAAAACAAAGATACTCTGATGAAGTATGAAGTCGGAGTTGACACTTTTTCGGCGGACGATCTGCAGCGTGGAACAGATAATGGCTAGAGAAGAAAAAAAGGAAGAAAAAGCAAGCAAGGGACTTACATAATTCTGTAAGTCCCTTGCTTGCTTCACCAGTGTGTCGTGACTAAGCTCTGCCCCGTCGCTTAGTCGCCAAAAGTTGATGAAGAAGGCGATCAACGCTTTCTGGAAACCAGGGAAACAGCTTTGCCGACCTTTTGATTGCCGTCCGTTCAGAAGCAAAAAAATTTGCTTGACAGCTAATATAACAACTTTATAGAGGGTGGCGCCGATGAGGATTATTGTACTGAAGGGAAGCCCCAAAGGGCAGGTTAGTGTAACCATGCAATATGTAGCTTTTATTCAGAAAAAGTATCCGGAAACTAGCTTTGAAATCATAGATATTGCCCAGCAGATCAAGCATATAGAGAAAAACGAAGCGGTTTTTGATGACATTATTCGCAAAGTTAAGGCGGCTGATGCCGTATTATGGGCCTTTCCGCTTTATATTTTCTTGGTTCATGGCAATTATAAACGCTTTATTGAGTTGGTCAATGAACGAAAAGCCATACCGGCTTTCAGTGGCAAGCCTGCCGCTGTACTAACCACTTCCATCCGGTTTTTCGATCACACGGCGCATAACTATCTTAGGGGAATTTGCGACGATTGGGACATGAAGTTTTATGCCGGCTACTCGGCCGATATGAACGATCTGTTTAAAGAGGCTGAACGGGAACGTCTATTGCAATTTGTCCGTGGTTTTTTTCAGGCCGTGCAACAGGATGAAGCTGCTGCCAGGGAGTATTTTCCGCTTACCCATAACGTCGAATATGTGCCGGTTGATGAACCAACCAAAGTGGAGACGCTGGGCCGCAAAGTAGTGATACTGACGGATGCGGCAGAGGAAGAGGGCCAGGCCAGCCTCAACCGTATGCTTACCCACCTGACGGCTGTTTTTAACGGCCAGGCCCAGGTGGTTCATTTACGCGCTCTTACTATTAAGGGCGGTTGCCTAGGGTGTCTTCGCTGTGGTTATGATAATACTTGCAGCTATGACGGCAAAGATGATTTTATTAACTTTTATCATAATACGCTGAAAACGGCGGATGTCCTGATTTTTGCCGGCGCTATCCGCGACAGATATTTATCTTCCATCTGGAAAACCTTTTTTGACAGAACTTTTTTTAACACCCATATACCTTCCTTCGCTGGTAAGCAAATCGGTTTCCTTATTAGCGGGCCGCTACGACAGTTGCCCAATCTTCGGCAGATTTTTACGGCTTATACCGAATGGCAGCAGGCTAACCTAGTGGGCATCGTGACAGATGAAGAGGCTGGTGATCCTGGCAAGGTTGATCGGTTGCTAACTCAACTGGCCGGCCGCAGTATTGAATATGCCAGCAGTCATTATATTAAACCGCCTACATTCCTCGGTTTGGGTGGACATAAGATTTTTCGGGATGAAATATGGGGAAACATTCGTTTTCCGTTTATCGCCGACCATCGCTACTATAAAAATCACGGAATTTATGATTTTCCGCAAAAGGATTATTCCGTCCGGTTGCGTAATTTATTGATGAGCATACTTGTCAAGCTTCCGTTTTGTGCGCAAAGAAATTTATGAAAAACA
This window contains:
- a CDS encoding LysR family transcriptional regulator, which codes for MDLLQLKYFQAVAKLEHMTKAAQILQIAQPALSATIARLEADVGVPLFNRAGRNIVLNEFGKVLLMRATRALNELEAARQEIDDLSGSEFGYVSFASTAMNKHFCDLLASFAQLHPKVNFQLTQTTDENAKLSLLENGEVDFIFVIKKIVRPDVVCIPLVEKDIFLAVPSVHRLANRHTVSLQELAGESFITLNADHSIQEFCYSMCLQRGIVPKVICKSDSAQGLVNLVAAGFGVAFFPAPSRYIPNLSFVLIKIVDFDFKNFIYLAWKEKRYFSKAALQFREYIIQNGPDTLN
- a CDS encoding TonB-dependent receptor domain-containing protein is translated as MNFVNKRNKSKIGLMAIGLSLAMSLPAYAAEEETVYQFAEVVVTASGFEQDIIDAPASITVITKEEINQRGYTDLGGILSDVEGVDVRGSSTGRMGAANISIRGLGSAYTLFLIDGIPQNGTTDVGPNGFIAGVGSFVPPLATIERIEIIRGPMSTLYGSEALGGVVNIITKKVDDEWRHNLTLDHTFHEDSDRGSISRYSFYSSGPLTEDKVGLALRGNFLRRAGSSGKDDLGNVLPDTGAAANPSPLRNYSLGGKVMWKQDDQNSLWLDADTAISDYGGKVDRRIERDKLTLGSDNKVSYGDWHTTLTYNTTELKGYIHDNTDRKMKNPNIIFETKLVAPVSDVHRLTVGGRYWHEQLEDGVLTSGGVGKLSNQTASLFAEDEWRLQEDLALTYGARYDRHRYLGGHVSPRGYLVWKANDKWTLKGGVSTGFKAPTLAQSVDGVSGFTGGAGNSNPIHVYGNPDLKPEESVNKEVGFYYQDPSGFSANATLFHTDFKNKINSGVDLGVIDGHQAQTYENVGKAKTNGLEFGSKIPVAEDLSLSLNYTYTMTEQIGGDNDGAPLNNIPKHAVNARLNWQTDEKTTTWLRAEYRGKMNRYTKKQLNTTEQGVVNAFGEYFKSYTVLDLGVSRKLSEDVTLNFAINNVLDKDFGKAVVINGATYYEYFSVGKETAGTYLAGRNYWISLNYNF
- a CDS encoding alpha/beta hydrolase; amino-acid sequence: MKYRYEFHKWTTLVCAIFLLSMCTSASGREIESFNQVKIPASPNGLPADSASSLVDGLTEYQIKSFDLYFQKHGGTYRIFVSVPVGPVPVNGYPVIYLLDGNLTFPMMQAAQTAAGFCPVVTVGIGYPADSALDIGRRYFDLTPPTLPDLIPAGIKGKKALATGGQDTFFASIETELKPVIEKLAPIDRNQQTLFGHSLAGLFALHILYTHPTSFQAYVAADPSIWWNGGSILAEHSTFTESMQARSDKASLRLLIEKSGKQALRKGISKAEAASMAKFRSGPTGKEIAIDLWGLPGLHISFKEQVDESHGSMLPYAVADALSFALNQSFETFRNH
- a CDS encoding NAD(P)H-dependent oxidoreductase, whose amino-acid sequence is MRIIVLKGSPKGQVSVTMQYVAFIQKKYPETSFEIIDIAQQIKHIEKNEAVFDDIIRKVKAADAVLWAFPLYIFLVHGNYKRFIELVNERKAIPAFSGKPAAVLTTSIRFFDHTAHNYLRGICDDWDMKFYAGYSADMNDLFKEAERERLLQFVRGFFQAVQQDEAAAREYFPLTHNVEYVPVDEPTKVETLGRKVVILTDAAEEEGQASLNRMLTHLTAVFNGQAQVVHLRALTIKGGCLGCLRCGYDNTCSYDGKDDFINFYHNTLKTADVLIFAGAIRDRYLSSIWKTFFDRTFFNTHIPSFAGKQIGFLISGPLRQLPNLRQIFTAYTEWQQANLVGIVTDEEAGDPGKVDRLLTQLAGRSIEYASSHYIKPPTFLGLGGHKIFRDEIWGNIRFPFIADHRYYKNHGIYDFPQKDYSVRLRNLLMSILVKLPFCAQRNL